A single genomic interval of Malania oleifera isolate guangnan ecotype guangnan chromosome 11, ASM2987363v1, whole genome shotgun sequence harbors:
- the LOC131167759 gene encoding serine/threonine-protein kinase PBS1 isoform X2 — protein MAFHWLRYFCLKQGKRLMIDENSESKNEYLRREASCVRDSSAGGVDPIRSEINTESKLDHSLSKYGPAAQNKGYTFTYEELRDATKNFMPKCLLGEGGFGSVYKGQLKSTGQVVAVKKLNPTGLQGDKEFLVEVLMLSLLRHPNLVSMFGYCAEGEQRLLVYEFMALGSLEDHLHDLPPNKEPLDWNIRMMIAAGAAKGLDYLHNEANPPVIYRDFKSSNILLGEKFHPKLSDFGLAKFGPSGGNSHVSTRVMGTHGYCAPEYALTGKLTMKSDIYSFGVVLLELITGQKALDSNRGHGKHNLVDWLDPNAAPSTHAQDDESEDHRMDIYSDGNCQRNGDGTTPEKKGRSFEGQGDLEGHGNSPKEATRYLNKNLDRERAVAEAKMWGETWREKRRLSAQPSSGALNR, from the exons ATGGCCTTTCATTGGCTCCGGTACTTTTGCTTGAAGCAGGGGAAGAGGCTGATGATCGATGAGAACTCGGAATCTAAGAATGAATATCTGCGGCGCGAAGCCTCTTGCGTCCGCGACTCGTCTGCAGGCG GAGTGGATCCAATTAGATCGGAGATCAATACAGAATCGAAATTGGATCATTCCCTTTCAAAATATGGGCCTGCTGCTCAAAATAAAGGTTACACATTTACATATGAGGAGCTTAGAGATGCAACAAAAAATTTTATGCCAAAGTGTTTATTAGGGGAAGGTGGATTTGGGTCTGTTTACAAGGGGCAACTAAAAAGCACTGGTCAG GTTGTGGCAGTTAAAAAACTAAATCCAACTGGTCTCCAGGGTGACAAGGAGTTTCTGGTGGAGGTTCTCATGCTTTCCCTTCTGCGTCACCCTAACCTTGTTAGTATGTTTGGCTACTGTGCAGAAGGGGAGCAGCGTCTTCTTGTTTATGAATTTATGGCTTTAGGTTCTTTGGAAGATCATCTCCATG ATCTTCCACCTAACAAGGAACCATTGGATTGGAACATAAGGATGATGATAGCTGCTGGTGCAGCAAAAGGATTGGATTACCTGCATAATGAAGCAAATCCTCCTGTCATATACAGAGACTTTAAATCATCAAACATCCTATTGGGTGAGAAGTTCCATCCAAAACTTTCTGATTTTGGTCTTGCGAAGTTTGGTCCTAGCGGAGGTAACTCACATGTCTCCACCAGGGTCATGGGCACTCATGGTTATTGTGCCCCCGAGTATGCCTTAACAGGAAAACTGACAATGAAGTCTGACATCTACAGTTTTGGGGTTGTTCTATTGGAACTGATTACTGGGCAAAAAGCACTTGATTCAAACCGTGGTCATGGGAAACACAATCTCGTTGACTGG TTAGACCCCAATGCAGCACCCAGCACTCATGCTCAAGATGATGAATCTGAAGATCACAGAATGGATATATATAGTGATGGAAATTGCCAAAGAAATGGGGATGGAACAACGCCGGAGAAAAAAGGAAGAAGTTTTGAGGGCCAGGGAGACTTGGAGGGTCATGGTAATTCTCCAAAGGAAGCAACCCGGTATTTAAACAAGAATTTGGATCGAGAGCGCGCTGTTGCGGAGGCCAAGATGTGGGGAGAAACTTGGAGAGAAAAGAGAAGACTAAGTGCGCAACCAAGTTCCGGTGCCTTAAACAGGTAG
- the LOC131167759 gene encoding probable serine/threonine-protein kinase PBL7 isoform X1, whose product MAFHWLRYFCLKQGKRLMIDENSESKNEYLRREASCVRDSSAGGVDPIRSEINTESKLDHSLSKYGPAAQNKGYTFTYEELRDATKNFMPKCLLGEGGFGSVYKGQLKSTGQVVAVKKLNPTGLQGDKEFLVEVLMLSLLRHPNLVSMFGYCAEGEQRLLVYEFMALGSLEDHLHDLPPNKEPLDWNIRMMIAAGAAKGLDYLHNEANPPVIYRDFKSSNILLGEKFHPKLSDFGLAKFGPSGGNSHVSTRVMGTHGYCAPEYALTGKLTMKSDIYSFGVVLLELITGQKALDSNRGHGKHNLVDWARPMLRDRKNYLQLADPQLKGQFLEPVLRRAVEVASMCVQENANARPSMRDVVLALNFLLSQQLDPNAAPSTHAQDDESEDHRMDIYSDGNCQRNGDGTTPEKKGRSFEGQGDLEGHGNSPKEATRYLNKNLDRERAVAEAKMWGETWREKRRLSAQPSSGALNR is encoded by the exons ATGGCCTTTCATTGGCTCCGGTACTTTTGCTTGAAGCAGGGGAAGAGGCTGATGATCGATGAGAACTCGGAATCTAAGAATGAATATCTGCGGCGCGAAGCCTCTTGCGTCCGCGACTCGTCTGCAGGCG GAGTGGATCCAATTAGATCGGAGATCAATACAGAATCGAAATTGGATCATTCCCTTTCAAAATATGGGCCTGCTGCTCAAAATAAAGGTTACACATTTACATATGAGGAGCTTAGAGATGCAACAAAAAATTTTATGCCAAAGTGTTTATTAGGGGAAGGTGGATTTGGGTCTGTTTACAAGGGGCAACTAAAAAGCACTGGTCAG GTTGTGGCAGTTAAAAAACTAAATCCAACTGGTCTCCAGGGTGACAAGGAGTTTCTGGTGGAGGTTCTCATGCTTTCCCTTCTGCGTCACCCTAACCTTGTTAGTATGTTTGGCTACTGTGCAGAAGGGGAGCAGCGTCTTCTTGTTTATGAATTTATGGCTTTAGGTTCTTTGGAAGATCATCTCCATG ATCTTCCACCTAACAAGGAACCATTGGATTGGAACATAAGGATGATGATAGCTGCTGGTGCAGCAAAAGGATTGGATTACCTGCATAATGAAGCAAATCCTCCTGTCATATACAGAGACTTTAAATCATCAAACATCCTATTGGGTGAGAAGTTCCATCCAAAACTTTCTGATTTTGGTCTTGCGAAGTTTGGTCCTAGCGGAGGTAACTCACATGTCTCCACCAGGGTCATGGGCACTCATGGTTATTGTGCCCCCGAGTATGCCTTAACAGGAAAACTGACAATGAAGTCTGACATCTACAGTTTTGGGGTTGTTCTATTGGAACTGATTACTGGGCAAAAAGCACTTGATTCAAACCGTGGTCATGGGAAACACAATCTCGTTGACTGG GCACGACCCATGTTAAGAGACCGCAAAAACTATCTGCAGTTAGCAGATCCACAGTTGAAAGGCCAGTTCCTAGAGCCCGTTTTGCGTAGGGCTGTGGAGGTGGCGTCAATGTGTGTCCAAGAAAATGCTAATGCCCGTCCTTCCATGCGTGACGTTGTGCTTGCTCTGAATTTCCTCTTGTCTCAACAGTTAGACCCCAATGCAGCACCCAGCACTCATGCTCAAGATGATGAATCTGAAGATCACAGAATGGATATATATAGTGATGGAAATTGCCAAAGAAATGGGGATGGAACAACGCCGGAGAAAAAAGGAAGAAGTTTTGAGGGCCAGGGAGACTTGGAGGGTCATGGTAATTCTCCAAAGGAAGCAACCCGGTATTTAAACAAGAATTTGGATCGAGAGCGCGCTGTTGCGGAGGCCAAGATGTGGGGAGAAACTTGGAGAGAAAAGAGAAGACTAAGTGCGCAACCAAGTTCCGGTGCCTTAAACAGGTAG